The following proteins come from a genomic window of Alnus glutinosa chromosome 10, dhAlnGlut1.1, whole genome shotgun sequence:
- the LOC133878874 gene encoding F-box/kelch-repeat protein At3g23880-like: MARYVPEEVVVKILSRLPPKSLIRFKSVSKRWQALIGNPDFLSKNLLNHSIITQSSSDPLRHIIFFARDKYDPGTQIHSFRSYDSLHCASQAPLNLPPAPTFDIVASCNGMLCLWAYVPSDVYLWNPATSSELKALPAASSHRRRAADVYQVGFGFDSRSNDFKVVRLLHFVDGAGTRWYEEEIYSLRCGSWRQLDLSVAFGIYVDSRRAALDGVFLWYLDYGYEEHPVDEDKEIIVAFDFSDEEFRTMLFLDARFFRDYGQCTRTVTELKGSLAMFVFPCRKKNMHLDIWVMLEFGVRESWTRLLSIGFPLHLERPLGFWKNGELFIVNRERHLVLYDVLAQTETNLQFEGSREFQVVDYKLSSALINGGEDNP, translated from the coding sequence ATGGCAAGATATGTGCCTGAGGAAGTGGTGGTGAAGATACTGTCGAGGCTGCCTCCAAAATCTCTTATCCGATTCAAGAGTGTCTCCAAAAGGTGGCAAGCTCTCATAGGAAACCCTGATTTCCTCTCCAAAAACCTACTCAACCACTCCATTATCACCCAAAGCTCCAGTGATCCTCTCCGTCATATCATCTTCTTTGCCAGAGACAAATACGACCCCGGAACGCAAATACACTCTTTCCGCTCTTACGACTCCCTCCACTGCGCGTCTCAAGCACCTCTGAATCTCCCACCAGCACCAACATTTGACATAGTCGCTTCCTGTAATGGCATGCTCTGCCTCTGGGCCTATGTGCCAAGCGACGTCTATCTCTGGAATCCTGCAACTTCATCAGAACTCAAGGCTCTCCCGGCCGCGTCTTCTCACCGTCGACGTGCAGCCGATGTGTATCAGGTCGGGTTCGGTTTCGACTCTCGATCTAACGACTTCAAAGTGGTCAGGCTTCTTCATTTTGTAGACGGAGCTGGTACTCGATGGTATGAAGAAGAAATATACAGCCTAAGATGCGGTTCTTGGAGACAGCTTGATCTAAGCGTGGCCTTTGGGATATATGTCGATTCGCGGAGGGCAGCATTGGATGGGGTTTTCCTATGGTATCTTGACTACGGATACGAGGAACACCCTGTGGACGAAGATAAGGAGATAATAGTTGCATTTGACTTCAGCGATGAGGAGTTCCGAACAATGCTGTTTCTAGATGCTCGTTTTTTCCGTGATTACGGTCAATGCACGCGGACTGTCACGGAGTTGAAGGGATCTCTTGCTATGTTTGTTTTTCCTTGCCGGAAGAAAAACATGCATTTGGATATATGGGTCATGCTTGAATTTGGTGTTAGGGAGTCGTGGACTAGACTTCTTAGCATTGGATTCCCATTGCATTTGGAAAGGCCATTAGGGTTTTGGAAGAACGGAGAGTTGTTCATCGTGAATAGGGAGAGGCATCTGGTCTTGTATGATGTTTTGGCACAAACAGAGACGAATCTTCAATTTGAAGGGTCTCGGGAGTTTCAAGTTGTAGACTACAAGCTGAGTTCGGCTTTGATCAATGGAGGGGAGGATAATCCTTGA